One window from the genome of Alnus glutinosa chromosome 13, dhAlnGlut1.1, whole genome shotgun sequence encodes:
- the LOC133853898 gene encoding uncharacterized protein LOC133853898 codes for MAEFRKRAAPLLNQNQDGWRGGLNGNNQEVKFRENRPTSSNGTFCPKCHRHHQGQCRIKTNNCFRCGQSGHFVRNCPKTKVGDKPQQHGNGQKQFTQARVYALMPGEAEIENEVVTGILPHFSGKAIVLFDFGATHSFISSMLGDFILA; via the coding sequence ATGGCAGAATTTCGAAAAAGGGCTGCACCCCTACTGAATCAAAACCAGGATGGATGGAGAGGAGGACTGAATGGTAACAATCAAGAAGTCAAATTTAGAGAGAACAGGCCGACGTCATCTAATGGCACTTTTTGCCCTAAATGTCACCGTCATCACCAAGGACAATGTCGCATAAAGACCAACAATTGTTTTCGGTGTGGACAAAGTGGACATTTTGTACGAAACTGCCCTAAGACAAAGGTGGGAGATAAACCCCAGCAACATGGAAATGGACAGAAGCAGTTTACTCAAGCTAGAGTCTATGCTCTCATGCCAGGCGAAGCAGAGATTGAAAACGAAGTAGTTACAGGTATTCTACCCCATTTTTCTGGCAAGGCTATAGTTTTGTTCGATTTTGGTGCTACTCATTCGTTTATATCAAGTATGCTAGGAGATTTCATATTAGCATAG